A single Rhodospirillaceae bacterium DNA region contains:
- a CDS encoding isocitrate lyase/PEP mutase family protein, which yields MTADRKAANAALAGKIRRREWMSMPGVFEMISARVADAMGFDALYMTGYGTVASHLGIPDAGLATYTDMVGRVGQFVGVTGTPLIADGDTGYGGLLNVERTVRGYEAAGAAAIQLEDQEFPKKCGHTPGRRVIPLEDAVAKLRVAAASRASKDFLIVARTDARGLYGLDEALRRGAAFAEAGADILFIESPENEQEMQRIGAAFRGKPLLVNVVEGGSTPVLPIADYRAIGYTMAIYPAAGFLAAGEALRRVYAQIRETGSSIGTGAPLYDFQDFSRLMGFEDVWEFEKKWAEAV from the coding sequence ATGACGGCAGATCGAAAGGCGGCCAATGCGGCGCTGGCCGGGAAGATCCGCAGGCGCGAATGGATGTCGATGCCGGGGGTGTTCGAGATGATCTCGGCGCGCGTCGCCGACGCGATGGGCTTCGACGCGCTTTACATGACCGGCTACGGCACCGTCGCGAGCCACCTGGGCATTCCCGACGCCGGGCTGGCGACCTACACCGACATGGTCGGCCGCGTCGGCCAGTTCGTCGGCGTGACCGGGACCCCGCTGATCGCCGACGGCGACACCGGCTATGGCGGCCTGCTCAACGTGGAGCGCACGGTGCGCGGCTACGAGGCGGCCGGCGCCGCGGCGATTCAGCTCGAGGACCAGGAGTTTCCCAAGAAATGCGGCCACACGCCGGGCCGCCGGGTCATCCCGCTCGAGGATGCGGTCGCCAAGCTCAGGGTCGCCGCGGCGTCGCGGGCCTCGAAGGATTTCCTGATCGTCGCGCGGACCGACGCGCGCGGCCTGTACGGGCTGGACGAGGCGTTGCGCCGCGGCGCGGCCTTCGCCGAGGCGGGCGCCGACATCCTGTTCATCGAATCGCCTGAGAACGAACAGGAGATGCAGCGGATCGGCGCGGCCTTCCGGGGCAAGCCCCTGCTCGTGAATGTCGTCGAGGGCGGCAGCACGCCGGTCCTGCCGATCGCCGACTACCGGGCGATCGGCTACACGATGGCAATCTATCCGGCGGCGGGCTTCCTGGCGGCGGGCGAGGCGCTGCGCCGGGTCTACGCGCAGATCCGCGAGACCGGATCGAGCATCGGCACGGGCGCGCCGCTCTACGACTTCCAGGATTTCAGCCGGCTGATGGGCTTCGAGGATGTCTGGGAATTCGAGAAGAAGTGGGCCGAAGCCGTGTAA
- a CDS encoding BrnA antitoxin family protein yields MNENNIERMSLNEALLRRGENRTDWDRLRKQQAAGFEPAADLDEGEFDEARARVVMPCRKRAISVRLDTDILEFFKAGGPGYQTRINAALRMYMNSRLALPAGQPASSRGVGATARQYRTPGWDSKAIAETAREKYGNFTKLFEAHDWPERGRDMMPKVQTRVKQTYGSVIAFVRHHHG; encoded by the coding sequence ATGAACGAGAACAATATCGAGCGCATGTCCCTGAACGAAGCCCTCCTTCGGCGGGGTGAGAACCGGACCGACTGGGACCGCCTTCGCAAACAGCAGGCCGCGGGCTTCGAGCCTGCGGCCGACCTCGATGAAGGCGAATTCGACGAGGCCCGGGCCAGGGTTGTCATGCCGTGCCGGAAACGGGCCATCTCGGTCCGGCTGGACACGGATATTCTCGAATTCTTCAAAGCCGGCGGGCCGGGGTATCAGACCCGTATCAATGCGGCTTTGCGGATGTATATGAACAGCCGCCTCGCACTTCCCGCCGGGCAACCGGCGTCGTCGCGCGGCGTCGGGGCAACCGCAAGGCAATACCGGACGCCCGGTTGGGACTCCAAGGCGATCGCCGAGACGGCAAGAGAGAAATACGGAAACTTCACCAAACTGTTCGAAGCGCACGACTGGCCCGAGCGCGGCCGGGATATGATGCCGAAGGTGCAAACCCGCGTGAAGCAGACCTACGGCAGCGTCATTGCCTTCGTGCGCCACCATCACGGATAA
- a CDS encoding benzoate/H(+) symporter BenE family transporter → MFELPTRDRPKIAETLLAVRPHHLANAVVAFLFASTGPVALILTIGIAGGLSTETLSSWIFIGFVAGGAITFAMSWLYKQPLAFAWTISGTAIAGQALLKYPFAEIVGAYMVTGAVMILLGLSGGFKAIMRFVPQPIVMAMVAGVFLKFGLLAVDAFDKELKIALAALIAWVVFSFWKPVARVLPPVLMALLAAGYMAVEGGQFALEEELTLQIARPDAIHPVFSKAALLDLVLPLLVSVLALQNAQGIAILRVAGHDPPTNTSTFMCGAGSLLFGAYGSVNTCMTGPVNAILSSSGPVRFHFVGAYLWAALAVAFGLLSPVVTRLALSVPESFIYIIGGLAMLPVLQQAFTAGFGGRFAIGATVSLIVTVTDLIPGVNVNLLGIGAPFWGLVFGAATSLLLERRDYAELIAAGNGAPAPPRQDEKEAADTQTPAPKALSGPGPGRTPADAGQLPGGPIAVISPAPGPDTSRVLIALREKGLAYRLVEDMTWRPGEGVSENPLNRNPLVRFGGGFALYDPRTILDYLETVRPVPALMPSDPAEVFEVKTWEALTEGVNAAAVDLYIAGARGEPAENPGGDGDWIARRRTRVRDGLATAAAMLGDRSFTVGAQFSRSDIALAAMLAHLDRQLPGEDWRAAWPALAAWFEDIAGRPAVGAVLKG, encoded by the coding sequence GTGTTCGAACTGCCAACCCGCGACCGCCCGAAAATTGCCGAGACGCTGCTGGCCGTCCGTCCGCACCATCTGGCGAACGCCGTCGTCGCGTTTCTCTTCGCCTCGACCGGGCCGGTCGCGCTGATCCTGACCATCGGGATCGCCGGAGGGCTCTCGACCGAGACCCTGTCGTCGTGGATCTTCATCGGCTTCGTCGCCGGCGGCGCCATCACCTTCGCGATGAGTTGGCTCTACAAGCAGCCGCTCGCCTTCGCCTGGACGATCTCCGGCACGGCCATCGCCGGCCAGGCCCTGCTCAAATACCCCTTCGCGGAAATCGTCGGCGCCTACATGGTGACCGGCGCCGTGATGATCCTGCTCGGCCTCAGCGGCGGCTTCAAGGCGATCATGCGCTTCGTGCCTCAGCCGATCGTCATGGCCATGGTCGCCGGCGTATTCCTGAAGTTCGGCCTCCTGGCGGTCGACGCATTCGACAAGGAACTGAAGATCGCGCTGGCCGCGCTGATCGCCTGGGTCGTGTTTTCCTTCTGGAAGCCGGTCGCCCGCGTCCTGCCGCCGGTGCTGATGGCGCTGCTCGCCGCCGGCTACATGGCGGTCGAGGGCGGCCAGTTCGCACTTGAGGAAGAGCTGACACTTCAGATCGCCCGGCCCGACGCCATCCACCCGGTGTTCTCGAAGGCCGCGCTGCTCGATCTTGTCCTGCCGCTGCTGGTTTCCGTGCTGGCGTTGCAGAACGCCCAGGGCATCGCCATCCTGCGCGTCGCCGGCCACGATCCGCCGACCAACACCAGCACCTTCATGTGCGGCGCCGGCTCGCTGCTGTTCGGCGCCTATGGCAGCGTCAACACCTGCATGACCGGGCCGGTCAACGCAATCCTGTCGTCGTCCGGCCCGGTGCGTTTCCATTTCGTCGGCGCCTATCTGTGGGCGGCGCTGGCGGTCGCCTTCGGCCTGCTGTCGCCGGTCGTCACCAGGCTCGCGCTTTCGGTGCCGGAATCCTTCATCTACATCATCGGCGGGCTGGCCATGCTGCCGGTGCTGCAGCAGGCCTTTACCGCCGGTTTCGGCGGCCGTTTCGCCATTGGCGCGACGGTCAGCCTGATCGTGACGGTGACCGACCTGATCCCGGGCGTGAATGTCAACCTGCTCGGCATCGGCGCGCCCTTCTGGGGGCTGGTCTTCGGCGCGGCGACCTCGCTCCTGCTCGAACGCCGGGACTATGCCGAGCTGATCGCCGCCGGCAACGGGGCGCCCGCGCCGCCCCGGCAGGACGAGAAAGAAGCCGCGGATACGCAAACGCCGGCGCCCAAGGCGCTGAGCGGGCCGGGGCCGGGGCGCACGCCGGCCGACGCCGGGCAGCTGCCCGGCGGCCCGATCGCCGTAATCTCGCCCGCGCCGGGGCCGGATACAAGCCGGGTGCTGATCGCGCTGCGCGAAAAGGGGCTGGCCTACCGGCTGGTCGAAGACATGACGTGGCGCCCCGGCGAGGGCGTGTCGGAAAACCCGTTGAACCGGAACCCGCTGGTCCGCTTCGGGGGCGGATTCGCGCTCTACGATCCGCGGACCATCCTGGACTATCTGGAAACCGTCCGGCCCGTGCCCGCCCTGATGCCGTCGGACCCGGCCGAGGTCTTCGAGGTCAAGACCTGGGAAGCGCTCACCGAAGGCGTGAACGCCGCCGCGGTCGATCTCTACATCGCCGGCGCCCGCGGGGAACCGGCTGAAAACCCTGGAGGGGACGGGGACTGGATCGCGCGCCGGCGCACCCGGGTGCGGGACGGCCTGGCGACCGCCGCCGCCATGCTGGGCGACCGGTCCTTCACCGTGGGCGCGCAATTCTCGCGCAGCGATATCGCGCTCGCGGCCATGCTGGCGCATCTCGACCGGCAGCTGCCCGGCGAGGACTGGCGGGCGGCCTGGCCGGCGCTGGCCGCATGGTTCGAAGACATCGCCGGCCGGCCGGCGGTCGGCGCGGTGCTGAAGGGTTGA
- a CDS encoding acyl-CoA dehydrogenase family protein — MAVGTLDKEAVTEIPSHDEIVARAERVAIALRDNAAEADDLRRVPDDSVRMMKEQGLLRVIQPRRAGGWEMSLRAHLDVVGALAEGCGSAAWVAGVAHAHSWMLGHFPEQALQEVYGPDPTNLVAAVIGPRGRAVRRADGSHTLEGFWPFGSGCHHADWLILGAEVFDEAGELIEPGDFVVPAGAVEIRDDWYVAGLQGTGSNSLTCKGLEIPAHRFLSMPKLFDLDTPGLEGYDGWLYRAEAVPVLALCITGSSLGIARAALPEYLRVVPGKALAYTHYTAEEFVGTQIGVAEAATLIDCAHFLLYRIADDIDRYAKAGDRMPMEMRGRIRMDCAQGVRFCMEAVDKLFHTAGASGLSLKGSLQRAWRNLHAINMHGLLAYDTSAELYGRVMLGLEPNTEII, encoded by the coding sequence ATGGCGGTCGGCACGCTCGACAAAGAGGCTGTAACGGAGATTCCGTCCCACGACGAAATCGTGGCGCGCGCCGAGCGGGTCGCGATTGCGCTCCGGGACAACGCGGCCGAGGCCGACGACCTGCGCCGGGTGCCCGACGACTCGGTCCGGATGATGAAGGAGCAGGGGCTGCTCAGGGTCATCCAGCCGCGCCGGGCCGGCGGCTGGGAAATGTCGCTGCGCGCCCATCTCGACGTTGTCGGCGCGCTGGCCGAGGGCTGCGGCTCGGCCGCCTGGGTCGCCGGCGTCGCCCACGCGCACAGCTGGATGCTCGGCCATTTCCCGGAGCAGGCGCTCCAGGAAGTCTACGGCCCGGACCCGACAAACCTGGTCGCCGCCGTGATCGGTCCGCGCGGCCGGGCGGTGCGCCGCGCCGACGGCAGCCACACGCTGGAGGGGTTCTGGCCCTTCGGTTCCGGCTGCCACCACGCCGACTGGCTGATCCTGGGCGCCGAGGTGTTCGACGAGGCCGGCGAGCTGATCGAACCCGGCGATTTCGTCGTTCCGGCCGGCGCTGTCGAAATCCGCGACGACTGGTATGTCGCCGGCCTCCAGGGCACCGGCAGCAATTCGCTCACCTGCAAGGGCCTGGAAATCCCGGCCCACCGCTTCCTCTCGATGCCGAAGCTGTTCGATCTCGATACGCCGGGCCTGGAGGGCTATGACGGCTGGCTCTACCGGGCGGAGGCGGTGCCGGTGCTCGCCCTGTGCATCACCGGCAGTTCGCTGGGCATCGCCCGGGCCGCCCTGCCGGAATATCTGCGCGTCGTGCCCGGCAAGGCGCTGGCCTATACCCACTATACGGCGGAGGAATTCGTCGGCACCCAGATCGGCGTCGCCGAGGCCGCGACCCTGATCGACTGCGCCCATTTCCTGCTCTACCGCATCGCCGACGATATCGACCGCTACGCGAAGGCCGGCGACCGGATGCCGATGGAGATGCGCGGCCGCATCCGCATGGACTGCGCCCAGGGCGTGCGCTTCTGCATGGAGGCGGTGGACAAGCTGTTCCACACCGCCGGCGCCTCGGGCCTGTCGCTCAAGGGCTCGCTGCAACGCGCATGGCGCAACCTGCACGCCATCAACATGCATGGCCTGCTGGCCTACGACACCAGCGCGGAACTCTACGGCCGGGTCATGCTCGGCCTTGAGCCGAACACCGAGATCATCTGA
- a CDS encoding crotonase/enoyl-CoA hydratase family protein, producing the protein MEQVYATDYVTVSRQERIAVLTLDREEKRNAVCDGLIRDIRAFVDALDPEETSAIVLRGAGSHFCAGLDLAEHKERSAFDGVLHSRFWHETLDLLEFGPVPVVAAMQGGVIGGGLEIATACHVRVSEPTAFYQLPEGRRGIYVGGGASVRVQRIIGFDRMREMMLTGRRYDAEEGRRLGLSHYVEPAGTAFDKAMALADDIAGNAKISNYMMINALPRIADMDRMGGSFAEAVAAALSQTSEEARRGIEAFLAKQDIRFDRK; encoded by the coding sequence ATGGAACAGGTTTACGCCACCGACTATGTCACCGTTTCCCGGCAGGAGCGGATCGCCGTTCTGACCCTGGACCGGGAGGAGAAGCGCAACGCGGTGTGCGACGGGCTGATCCGCGATATCCGCGCCTTCGTCGACGCCCTGGACCCGGAGGAGACCAGCGCCATCGTGCTGCGCGGCGCCGGCAGCCATTTCTGCGCCGGCCTCGACCTCGCCGAGCACAAGGAGCGCTCGGCCTTCGACGGCGTGCTCCATTCGCGCTTCTGGCACGAGACGCTGGACCTGCTCGAGTTCGGCCCGGTGCCGGTCGTCGCGGCGATGCAGGGCGGGGTGATCGGCGGCGGGCTGGAGATCGCGACGGCCTGCCATGTCCGGGTCTCGGAGCCGACCGCCTTCTACCAGCTGCCGGAAGGCCGGCGCGGCATCTATGTCGGCGGCGGCGCCAGCGTCCGGGTCCAGCGCATCATCGGCTTCGACCGGATGCGCGAGATGATGCTGACGGGCCGGCGCTACGACGCCGAGGAAGGCCGGCGCCTTGGCCTCAGCCACTATGTCGAGCCGGCCGGGACCGCCTTCGACAAGGCGATGGCGCTCGCCGACGACATCGCCGGCAACGCGAAGATCAGCAACTACATGATGATCAACGCCCTGCCGCGCATCGCCGACATGGACCGGATGGGCGGCAGCTTCGCCGAGGCCGTCGCGGCCGCCCTGTCGCAGACCAGCGAGGAGGCAAGGCGCGGCATCGAAGCCTTCCTCGCCAAGCAGGACATCCGCTTCGACAGGAAATAG
- a CDS encoding TRAP transporter large permease, producing MPDEVYGVLGLLAVFGLILVRIPVGAALGITGLLGYTVMDGWRNAGLAAGETSSYLVGEDAYGLTVVPLFILMGVVATRSGMSGDLYRAANALFSGLRGALAMGTIGACAGFGAICGSSLATAATMSRVSIPEMRKFGYDEKLATGTVASGGTLGILIPPSVILIFYAIIAEAGVPELFAAALLPGLALAALHVLVIAIIGWVAPGRVPKMPGLALAERLLPLFGLWKIVLLFGIAVGGIYLGVFSPTEAAAVSALTAIAIAVATRTLDWAGFRASLAETVSTTAMLFFIVLGAFLFKEFIVLTQLPKAVTDLFGAGSLHPWLVILLMLAVYLVLGCFLDSLSMILITVPVFLPLAEGIGYDKVWFGIFVVVVAEAGLITPPVGMNIFVIRAQLPDIDLGAVYRGIVPFLFADTALVVLLVLVPGLALWLPGLLY from the coding sequence ATGCCGGATGAGGTCTACGGCGTCCTCGGCCTGCTGGCGGTTTTCGGACTGATCCTGGTCCGGATTCCGGTCGGCGCCGCCCTCGGCATCACCGGCCTGCTCGGCTACACGGTCATGGACGGCTGGCGCAACGCCGGGCTGGCGGCGGGCGAAACCTCCTCCTACCTGGTCGGCGAGGACGCCTACGGGCTGACCGTCGTGCCGCTGTTCATCCTGATGGGCGTCGTCGCGACCCGCTCCGGCATGTCGGGCGACCTCTACCGGGCGGCCAACGCCCTGTTCAGCGGCCTGCGCGGCGCGCTCGCCATGGGCACGATCGGCGCCTGCGCCGGCTTCGGCGCGATCTGCGGCTCGTCGCTGGCCACCGCCGCCACCATGTCGCGCGTCTCGATCCCCGAAATGCGCAAGTTCGGCTACGACGAGAAGCTGGCGACCGGGACGGTGGCCTCCGGCGGCACCCTCGGCATCCTGATCCCGCCCTCGGTCATCCTGATTTTCTACGCCATCATTGCCGAGGCCGGCGTGCCGGAGCTGTTCGCCGCCGCCCTGCTGCCCGGTCTTGCGCTGGCGGCCCTGCATGTCCTGGTGATCGCGATCATCGGCTGGGTCGCGCCGGGCCGGGTGCCGAAAATGCCCGGCCTGGCGCTCGCCGAGCGGCTTTTGCCCCTGTTCGGCCTGTGGAAGATCGTCCTGCTGTTCGGCATCGCCGTGGGCGGCATCTATCTCGGCGTGTTCAGCCCGACCGAGGCGGCCGCGGTCAGCGCCCTGACCGCCATCGCGATCGCCGTGGCGACCCGGACCCTCGACTGGGCCGGCTTCCGGGCCAGCCTGGCCGAGACGGTGTCGACCACGGCGATGCTGTTCTTCATCGTGCTCGGCGCCTTCCTGTTCAAGGAATTCATCGTCCTGACCCAGCTGCCCAAGGCGGTGACCGACCTGTTCGGCGCCGGCTCGCTGCATCCCTGGCTGGTCATCCTGCTGATGCTCGCGGTCTATCTGGTGCTCGGCTGCTTCCTCGATTCGCTCAGCATGATCCTGATCACGGTGCCGGTCTTCCTGCCGCTCGCCGAGGGCATCGGCTACGACAAGGTCTGGTTCGGGATTTTCGTGGTCGTCGTGGCGGAGGCCGGCCTGATCACGCCGCCGGTCGGCATGAACATCTTCGTCATCCGCGCCCAGCTGCCGGATATCGACCTCGGCGCGGTCTATCGCGGTATCGTGCCCTTCCTTTTCGCCGATACGGCGCTGGTCGTCCTGCTCGTCCTCGTCCCCGGCCTCGCGCTGTGGCTGCCGGGGCTGCTGTATTGA
- a CDS encoding TRAP transporter small permease, translating to MSRDQAGPPTGPPTGPPTGPPTGLNRAAGVFSLAAALFLVFMMLFTTVSVTLRYVANWTGENDVDIMVWAFATCIFIALPAVTLRDEHVAVDLIDQIAPGRPIRAMRWIGLLLIIVFLAVSFFQSLPVALEKLEFGENTMSLDINRFWFWLPMLIGLGCAALAGVAVAVHWLRRGPPDQGGGAAL from the coding sequence TTGTCCCGGGATCAAGCCGGGCCGCCGACCGGGCCGCCAACCGGGCCGCCAACCGGGCCGCCGACCGGGCTGAACCGGGCGGCGGGGGTGTTTTCCCTCGCCGCCGCCCTGTTCCTTGTATTCATGATGCTGTTCACCACGGTCTCGGTGACATTGCGCTACGTCGCGAACTGGACCGGGGAGAACGATGTCGACATCATGGTGTGGGCGTTCGCGACCTGCATCTTCATCGCCCTGCCCGCGGTCACCCTGCGCGACGAGCATGTCGCCGTCGACCTGATCGACCAGATCGCGCCGGGCCGGCCGATCCGGGCGATGCGCTGGATCGGCCTGCTCCTGATTATCGTTTTCCTGGCGGTGTCCTTCTTCCAGTCACTACCGGTCGCGCTGGAAAAGCTCGAATTCGGCGAAAACACGATGTCGCTGGACATCAACCGCTTCTGGTTCTGGCTGCCCATGCTGATCGGCCTCGGCTGCGCCGCGCTCGCCGGCGTGGCGGTCGCGGTCCACTGGCTGCGCCGCGGGCCGCCCGACCAGGGCGGCGGCGCGGCGCTCTGA
- a CDS encoding TRAP transporter substrate-binding protein produces MHHLKTAAAVAALAGAVLWSASASAKIEMKLAHFVTPKHSFSQWLARWAKEVEQKSGGEIAFKLFPGAQMGPPPKYYDIARTGRADVTWSVHGFTPGRFPLTEMSNMPFLIGSAEIGTKVLNDAGLRAKYLDGEHKGVKVLVLLTHQPGNIHTAKKPVRTTADMKGLRLRFASQTIRDFIRALGATPRGLPPTQIVEQMQKGTLDGAFIDYGGAGIAFRMGPVTKYTTEMYSYVASFSVNMNAKRYDSLSAKLKKVIDDTVTGREKEIGHEWDKLDAIGKKIMMKAGMTPIQLSDAEAKKFRDVGAKVTEARIAALEKKGLPARAVYTMMKSLAAKHEKTSRNFLRN; encoded by the coding sequence ATGCATCATCTGAAAACAGCGGCCGCAGTTGCGGCCCTCGCCGGCGCGGTGCTCTGGTCCGCATCGGCCAGCGCCAAGATCGAGATGAAGCTGGCGCATTTCGTGACGCCGAAACACTCGTTTTCCCAGTGGCTCGCGCGCTGGGCCAAGGAGGTCGAGCAGAAATCCGGCGGCGAGATCGCCTTCAAGCTCTTCCCCGGCGCCCAGATGGGCCCGCCGCCGAAATACTACGACATCGCCCGCACCGGCCGGGCCGACGTGACCTGGTCGGTCCACGGCTTCACGCCCGGCCGCTTCCCCCTGACCGAAATGTCCAACATGCCGTTCCTGATCGGCAGCGCCGAGATCGGCACCAAGGTGCTGAACGATGCGGGATTGCGCGCCAAGTATCTCGACGGGGAGCACAAGGGCGTGAAGGTGCTGGTGCTGCTGACCCACCAGCCGGGCAACATCCACACGGCCAAGAAGCCGGTGCGCACGACCGCGGACATGAAGGGGCTGCGCCTGCGCTTCGCCTCCCAGACGATCCGGGACTTCATCCGGGCCCTGGGCGCCACGCCGCGCGGCCTGCCGCCGACCCAGATCGTCGAGCAGATGCAGAAAGGCACGCTGGACGGTGCGTTTATCGACTATGGCGGCGCCGGCATCGCCTTCCGCATGGGCCCGGTGACCAAATACACCACCGAGATGTACAGCTATGTCGCCAGCTTCTCGGTCAACATGAACGCCAAGCGGTACGATTCCCTTTCGGCCAAACTGAAGAAGGTCATCGACGACACGGTGACCGGCCGGGAGAAGGAAATCGGCCATGAGTGGGACAAGTTGGACGCGATCGGCAAGAAGATCATGATGAAGGCCGGCATGACGCCGATCCAGCTGTCCGACGCCGAAGCGAAGAAGTTCCGCGACGTCGGCGCCAAGGTGACCGAAGCCCGGATCGCCGCCCTGGAGAAGAAGGGCCTGCCGGCGCGCGCGGTCTACACCATGATGAAATCGCTGGCCGCGAAGCACGAAAAGACCTCGCGCAACTTCCTGAGGAACTAG
- a CDS encoding VOC family protein, with the protein MDGTPQSARDTDRSGAPAGMPLRGIDHLAIVTDDLEGTLDFYTRVLRMELVHVRRVPYAADRGQPPYDQLRHYFFDMGNDSLFAVFEYPKGVPKADRDHIGGMQHVAFHAPHRRFDEIRAHVRDSGVEITEPIDLGDGFLSVYFYDNNGIRLEISTRVEGYDPSVVQSARQTRSTAKAELETLFDDPADVEKWLDRMPLLDG; encoded by the coding sequence ATGGACGGAACCCCGCAATCGGCCCGGGACACCGATCGCAGCGGCGCGCCGGCCGGCATGCCGCTGCGCGGCATCGACCATCTGGCGATCGTTACCGACGACCTCGAAGGGACGCTGGATTTCTACACCCGTGTGCTGCGCATGGAGCTGGTGCATGTCCGCCGGGTGCCCTATGCGGCCGACCGCGGCCAGCCGCCCTACGATCAGTTGCGCCATTACTTCTTCGACATGGGCAACGATTCGCTGTTCGCCGTGTTCGAGTATCCGAAAGGCGTACCGAAGGCGGACCGGGACCATATCGGCGGCATGCAGCATGTCGCGTTTCACGCGCCGCACCGGCGCTTCGACGAAATCCGCGCCCACGTCCGGGACAGCGGCGTGGAGATCACCGAGCCGATCGACCTCGGCGACGGGTTCCTGTCGGTCTACTTCTACGACAACAACGGCATCCGGCTGGAAATCAGCACGAGGGTGGAAGGCTACGATCCCTCTGTAGTACAGTCGGCAAGACAGACCCGGTCCACGGCGAAGGCGGAACTGGAAACCCTGTTCGACGATCCGGCGGACGTGGAAAAATGGCTGGACCGCATGCCTTTGCTGGACGGTTGA
- a CDS encoding citryl-CoA lyase, giving the protein MLIGKARPLRSAICTADETSIAVRGRDLCGDLMGGLSFTEFFLLHLTGKAPSADQAFFLDAMLVGLAEHGVTPSVQAARMTLAAAPESLQGAVAAGIAGAGSVVLGAAEEAGRLLARGVAEAGEEADAFETAARRIAEEIRAARRPIPGFGHPLHRPDDPRATRLLALARDRGAAGDHTRFLETLAPVVNEVWQRNLPVNINGAIASIMLDLEFPMEALRGVPILARTAGLLGHLYEESQRPMGFLLAHHAEAAVEYDGEPPPPDKMAGRE; this is encoded by the coding sequence ATGTTGATCGGCAAGGCGCGTCCGCTCAGAAGCGCAATCTGCACGGCGGACGAGACCAGCATCGCGGTGCGCGGACGCGACCTGTGCGGCGACCTGATGGGCGGCCTGTCCTTCACGGAGTTTTTCCTGCTCCATCTGACCGGCAAGGCGCCGAGCGCAGACCAGGCCTTCTTCCTCGACGCCATGCTGGTCGGCCTTGCCGAACACGGCGTGACGCCGAGCGTCCAGGCGGCGCGCATGACGCTCGCCGCGGCGCCGGAATCGCTACAGGGCGCGGTGGCGGCCGGGATCGCCGGCGCCGGCTCTGTTGTGCTCGGCGCGGCGGAAGAGGCCGGCCGGCTGCTGGCGCGCGGCGTTGCCGAGGCAGGCGAGGAGGCGGACGCCTTCGAAACTGCCGCCCGGCGCATTGCGGAGGAAATCCGCGCGGCGCGCCGGCCGATCCCCGGCTTCGGCCACCCCTTGCACAGGCCCGACGATCCGCGCGCGACGCGCCTGCTCGCCCTGGCGCGCGACCGCGGCGCGGCCGGCGACCACACCCGTTTTCTCGAAACCCTGGCACCGGTCGTGAACGAGGTCTGGCAGCGCAATCTGCCGGTCAACATCAACGGCGCCATCGCTTCCATCATGCTGGATCTGGAATTCCCGATGGAGGCCCTGCGCGGCGTGCCGATCCTGGCGCGGACCGCCGGCCTGCTCGGCCATCTGTACGAGGAGAGCCAGCGGCCGATGGGCTTCCTGCTCGCCCACCACGCCGAAGCGGCGGTCGAGTATGACGGCGAACCGCCACCGCCGGACAAAATGGCAGGGCGGGAGTGA
- a CDS encoding XcyI family restriction endonuclease, with protein sequence MPELSDATRHRSQLFAEIIARRDDDAQRRVIEGYAAPLAFEPIEERMISGGAWNHVAGLGVAPKMVFAHPDMLQAHPRTSAYYRGIALLPLKRVVQEARVDVKSWETGGRTQISFDRASRAARFYNLAISSIIEGKVDWALENGYRNIVATMGITLDGMFRNRIGDMAEALVKDRIVAWLKKRGTLAPDAPEIGQYSLPKDTIMRYGSEPDIDFVRDGRLIATIEIKGGRDPAGALERLGAMSKSFAETPPGCQNFLIAGVVTPEMQARLDALGNVKVYMLDDLDQDDDHWNDFTNEVFHHAVRVI encoded by the coding sequence GTGCCTGAACTGTCGGATGCAACCCGGCATCGGTCGCAACTGTTCGCCGAGATCATCGCGCGGCGGGACGACGATGCACAGCGCCGGGTCATTGAGGGCTACGCTGCGCCCCTCGCCTTCGAACCTATTGAGGAGCGCATGATCAGTGGCGGCGCATGGAATCATGTCGCCGGTCTGGGCGTCGCGCCGAAGATGGTCTTTGCGCACCCGGACATGCTTCAAGCCCATCCCCGCACGTCCGCGTACTATCGAGGGATCGCCCTTTTGCCGCTCAAGCGGGTGGTTCAGGAAGCGCGGGTTGATGTCAAATCGTGGGAGACCGGGGGAAGGACTCAAATCTCGTTCGACAGGGCCAGCCGGGCGGCCCGCTTCTACAATCTCGCCATTTCCTCGATCATAGAGGGCAAGGTCGATTGGGCGCTTGAAAACGGCTACCGGAACATCGTCGCGACGATGGGAATAACCCTTGATGGCATGTTCCGAAACCGGATCGGCGACATGGCCGAGGCGCTGGTCAAGGACAGGATCGTAGCTTGGCTGAAGAAGCGCGGCACACTTGCCCCGGATGCGCCCGAAATCGGGCAGTACAGCCTGCCCAAAGACACGATCATGCGTTACGGCTCGGAACCGGACATTGACTTCGTGCGGGACGGTCGGCTGATTGCCACAATCGAGATCAAGGGCGGTCGCGACCCGGCCGGGGCGCTTGAACGCCTTGGCGCTATGTCAAAGAGCTTCGCCGAGACGCCGCCGGGCTGCCAGAACTTCCTTATTGCGGGCGTCGTCACCCCAGAGATGCAGGCCAGACTCGACGCGCTCGGCAACGTCAAGGTCTACATGCTCGACGATCTTGACCAAGACGACGACCATTGGAACGACTTCACGAATGAGGTCTTCCACCATGCCGTCCGGGTGATCTAG